The Humulus lupulus chromosome 3, drHumLupu1.1, whole genome shotgun sequence genome window below encodes:
- the LOC133823708 gene encoding uncharacterized protein LOC133823708 translates to MDKSWITKDRLSKEYEAGVDNFIKLALENTTDPSRVHCPCRKCSNLKKLDIMEIKSHLYFNGMDQTYVKWIWHGEEDDSNNNVPNERKQFDQVFDDPIEMVRDANERFVDKPEEFLKFLEDAEKPIFSGAPLSKLVVLVKLYNLKAGSGWSDTSFTKLLALLKEILPKDNELPSSLYEAKKTLCTLGMEYSKIHACPNDCVLYRNQYVSATECPLCKTSRWKKNKNNKECKKGIPAKVLWYLPPIPRFIRLFRNPEHAESLRWHEDGRIKDDKMRHPADSPAWKEVDELWPQIREDPRNLRLGHSADGINPFSNMSSSYSFWPVILCIYNLPPWLCMKRRFTMLTLLISGPKQPGNDIDIYLAPLIDDLKALWNGIDCYDSFKKENFILRGVLLWTINDFPAYGNLSGCFVKGYKGCPICGKQTSAIRLEHCRKMCYMGHRRFLPEKHYYRKQKLAFNGEQEFREAPTPMTGEAVYEEIRLIENKFGKLVEKVNESVETKGKKKGKFKTNIKRKRNKKDQSVEDPKNTTCWKKNSIFFELEYWRYL, encoded by the coding sequence atggacaagagttggataacaaaGGACAGACTTTCAAAAGAGTATGAAGCGGGAGTTGACAATTTTATTAAGTTAGCCTTAGAAAATACAACAGATCCTTCCAGAGTTCATTGTCCTTGTAGAAAatgttcaaatttgaaaaaattggaTATAATGGAGATAAAGAGTCATCTATACTTTAACGGAATGGACCAAACATATGTCAAGTGGATTTGGCATGGTGAAGAAGATGACTCTAATAATAATGTTCCCAATGAAAGAAAACAATTTGATCAAGTATTTGATGACCCTATAGAGATGGTGAGAGATGCAAATGAACGTTTTGTTGATAAACCTGAAGAATTTTTGAAATTCTTAGAAGATGCAGAGAAACCAATATTCTCAGGGGCACCTTTGTCAAAATTAGTTGTTTTAGTAAAACTATACAACTTGAAAGCTGGTAGTGGTTGGAGTGACacaagtttcacaaagttattagctttattaaaagaaattttaccaAAAGACAATGAATTGCCTTCTTCGCTTTATGAAGCGAAAAAAACATTGTGCACATTGGGAATGGAGTATAGCAAGATTCATGCTTGTCCAAATGATTGTGTTCTATATCGAAATCAATATGTGAGTGCAACTGAGTGTCCCTTATGTAAAACATCTAgatggaaaaaaaataagaacaacaaAGAATGTAAGAAAGGGATTCCAGCAAAAGTATTGTGGTATTTGCCACCAATACCTAGGTTTATACGTTTGTTTCGAAACCCCGAACATGCTGAAAGTTTGCGATGGCATGAGGATGGAAGGATCAAAGATGACAAAATGCGCCATCCAGCTGATTCCCCAGCTTGGAAAGAAGTGGATGAACTATGGCCTCAAATAAGAGAGGATCCTAGAAATCTTCGACTGGGACATTCTGCTGATGGCATCAATCCATTCAGCAATATGAGCTCATCTTATAGTTTTTGGCCAGTGATTCTATGTAtttacaatcttcctccttggttgtGTATGAAAAGAAGATTCACAATGTTAACTTTGTTGATATCAGGCCCCAAGCAACCTGGAAATGATATAGATATCTATTTAGCACCTTTGATAGATGACTTGAAGGCATTGTGGAATGGAATTGATTGTTATGAttcttttaaaaaagaaaattttatacTTAGAGGCGTACTCTTATGGACAATCAATGATTTTCCTGCTTATGGTAATTTATCTGGATGTtttgtgaaaggatataaaggATGTCCAATATGCGGTAAACAAACAAGCGCCATAAGATTAGAACACTGTAGAAagatgtgttatatgggtcatagaagGTTTCTACCAGAAAAACATTATTACCGGAAACAAAAATTAGCATTTAATGGTGAGCAAGAGTTCCGAGAAGCGCCTACACCAATGACTGGAGAAGCTGTCTACGAAGAGATTCGtttaatagaaaataaatttGGTAAGCTTGTAGAGAAGGTCAATGAAAGTGTAGAGacaaaagggaaaaagaaaggcAAATTTAAAACAAACATCAAACGAAAACGCAATAAGAAAGACCAATCAGTGGAAGATCCAAAGAATACTACATGTTGGAAGAAAAATTCAATTTTCTTTGAATTGGAGTATTGGAGATATTTGTGA